The Humulus lupulus chromosome 3, drHumLupu1.1, whole genome shotgun sequence genome window below encodes:
- the LOC133823127 gene encoding putative pentatricopeptide repeat-containing protein At5g40405: MGSIRCIAKHPTITLVEALTTLKAIKQVHAQLLANGLLNDHLLFGQFVATIALHNPKNLAYSDQLLSNYETPTLFAFNSMIRAYSRSSTPKKSFYFYNRILRSVNNLSPDNYTFNFLIRTSAQLLAHETGPSVHGAVVKYGFENDPHIQTGLIFMYAELGCLNSCYRVFGGISGPDIVCQTAMVSACAKCGDVGFARELFDEMPSRDPIAWNAMIAGYAQCGKSREALSLFYLMQMEGVKVNEVSMVSVLSACSHLGALDQGRWTHAYIEKNQLTMTVNLGTALIDMYAKCGAMDKAMEVFWGMKEKNVYTWSSAMGGLAMNGFGEKCLELFSLMKEDRVQPNEVTFVAVLRGCSVVGLVEEGQEHFSSMKTSYGIEPEIEHYGCLVDLYGRAGCIVEALNVINSMPMQPHAAAWGALLNACRMYKNLELGEFASRKIVELESKNHGAYVLLSNIYADSKKWDGVSNVRQVMKAKGVKKIPGCSIIEVDGEVHEFFVGDKSHPRYSEIEIMLGEISRRLKLFGYVPNTNPVLFDIEEEEKEDALCKHSEKVAIAFGLISLREGIPIRIVKNLRVCWDCHEVTKMISKVFSREIIVRDRNRFHHFQDGQCSCKGYW; the protein is encoded by the coding sequence ATGGGCTCCATAAGATGCATTGCAAAACACCCAACCATTACTCTAGTAGAAGCACTCACCACTCTCAAGGCGATCAAGCAAGTCCATGCTCAACTGCTAGCTAACGGTCTCCTTAACGACCATCTCCTGTTCGGCCAATTCGTCGCCACCATTGCCCTTCACAACCCCAAAAATCTTGCCTACTCGGACCAACTCCTGAGCAATTATGAGACTCCAACACTCTTCGCTTTCAACTCCATGATTAGAGCTTACTCCAGAAGCTCCACGCCCAAAAAAAGCTTTTACTTTTACAACAGAATTCTCCGCTCGGTTAACAATCTTTCCCCTGATAACTACACCTTCAACTTCCTGATTCGAACGAGTGCCCAACTATTGGCACATGAGACTGGCCCGTCGGTCCATGGCGCTGTCGTGAAATATGGGTTTGAGAATGACCCGCATATCCAAACTGGGTTGATTTTCATGTACGCTGAATTGGGTTGCTTGAATTCATGTTACAGGGTGTTTGGAGGGATTTCTGGCCCAGATATAGTGTGTCAGACGGCTATGGTCAGTGCTTGTGCGAAATGTGGTGATGTTGGGTTTGCTCGTGAGCTGTTTGATGAAATGCCGAGCAGAGATCCCATTGCTTGGAACGCTATGATTGCGGGGTATGCTCAATGTGGGAAGTCGAGGGAAGCATTGAGTTTGTTTTACTTAATGCAAATGGAAGGAGTTAAGGTGAACGAGGTGTCTATGGTTTCTGTTTTATCCGCGTGTTCCCACTTAGGGGCATTGGATCAAGGGAGATGGACTCATGCATATATAGAAAAAAACCAGTTGACGATGACAGTGAATTTGGGGACTGCGCTCATAGATATGTATGCGAAATGCGGGGCCATGGATAAGGCTATGGAAGTCTTTTGGGGAATGAAGGAAAAGAATGTGTACACATGGAGTAGTGCCATGGGAGGACTAGCCATGAATGGATTTGGTGAAAAGTGTCTTGAGCTCTTTTCCCTCATGAAAGAAGACAGGGTTCAGCCAAATGAagtaacatttgtggcagttttAAGGGGTTGTAGTGTGGTTGGACTAGTTGAGGAAGGTCAAGAGCATTTTTCTTCAATGAAAACATCCTACGGAATTGAACCTGAGATTGAGCATTATGGTTGCTTGGTTGATTTGTATGGTCGAGCTGGGTGCATAGTTGAAGCTCTAAATGTCATTAATAGCATGCCTATGCAGCCTCATGCTGCTGCTTGGGGTGCTTTGCTTAATGCTTGTAGAATGTACAAGAATTTGGAGTTGGGAGAGTTCGCCTCGAGAAAAATTGTAGAATTGGAGTCTAAGAACCATGGTGCTTATGTGCTTTTGTCAAATATATATGCCGATTCAAAGAAGTGGGATGGAGTTAGTAACGTGCGACAAGTTATGAAGGCCAAAGGTGTTAAGAAGATTCCTGGTTGTAGTATTATTGAGGTTGATGGTGAGGTTCATGAATTCTTTGTTGGGGACAAATCCCATCCTAGATATAGCGAGATTGAGATAATGTTAGGAGAGATCTCTAGGCGGCTGAAATTGTTTGGTTATGTGCCGAATACTAACCCCGTGCTCTTTGATATAGAAGAGGAAGAGAAAGAGGATGCATTGTGTAAACACAGCGAGAAGGTTGCAATTGCTTTTGGTTTGATAAGCTTGAGAGAAGGTATTCCAATAAGGATTGTGAAGAACCTCAGGGTTTGTTGGGATTGTCATGAAGTCACAAAAATGATTTCAAAAGTTTTCAGCAGAGAGATTATTGTTAGAGATAGGAATAGGTTCCATCATTTTCAAGATGGTCAATGTTCTTGTAAGGGTTATTGGTGA